CAATAAGCCATATGAAGAATGAAACCAGCGAAGTTGAAAATTACATTTTTGATGCGGTCAACGGGCGTTCCGCTGGGGATATACTGCAATCCTTTTCAGTGGCGAATGACACCCTGGGCATTTTAGTTGTAAATAATTCGGCAAAGATTGAGATCGTTAACCTGAAAACTTTTGCTGTAATTAAAGAACCTTTGCCAATCGAATATCCAAGGTATTTTATCCAGGCAGATGCCGGTAAAGGATATGTTTCAGCCGGAAGAATGCAGGGATATCTACATGTGATCAACCTGTCAACCTTAACTGAAACCGATAGCATTAAAGTGGGCTACGGGCCGGAAATTATGGTAAAATCGGGTAATGATGTATTGGTGGCAAACAGCGGGGGTTGGGCATCCGATTCTACTGTCTATGTTGTTGATCCCGTCTCAGACGCAATCACCGATACGTTTTATACCGAAAAATGCCCGGTTGATATGGCCCTTGACAATGAAGGGAACATTTGGGTATATTGCAAGGGATATACTAACTACACGGATATTGAAACAGGATCGTTTCTTCAGAAAATCGACGCTTCTACGGGGAATGTATTGTGGCAACAACAGGTGGGTACGGCGCTCGATTACTCTTCCACACCTGCCAAATTAGCCATTTCGGATGACGGAAACAGTATGTATTATTTACGTCCTGACGGCATTTATAAACTCAATCCGGCATCGCCGGTGATTGCCGGTGCTCCTTTCCTGACAGGCAATTTTTATGGTGTCGATGTTAATCCTGAAAACGGGCATGTATACGTTTTTGAATCCGTATTTTCAGGAAGCGGAACCATGAAAATAGTTGATTCCACAGGCAATATAATTAAAGAAGTCTCTGTAGGCATAGGTCCGAGCAGTGCCATATTCAGGCTGTAGGCTGTAGGCTGTAGACAGCAGGCGGTAAATTATAACCTATAGCCTATAGTCTATAGTCTATAGTCTTTTTTTTGGTACCTTTACCGAATGATTAACTGCCTGAAAATCCGCCATACAATAGTATTGATTTTGATTCTTTTTTGTATCGGGAGTGGGTTGAAGGCGCAATTAACAAGGCCCGGAAGTCCGATTCCGGCAAGTTCCAGTGAACTTTCTGAATTACAGGTTATTAGTATTCCTGTTTCAACAGCCCTTGTTAAGGAAGCCATGCAATCCCGGGATACTTCCTATCTAAAAATGGCTTCTTCAGGCTTGCTGATCGATCTAGACTATTCACCTGAAAACTCCGGCACTTGGGATACTCTCAATGATGGCATGAAAATCTGGAGAATAGCCTTTCATGTGGAGGGTGCAGCGGTATTGAACCTGATCTTCACGCCATGGACGATTGAAAAAGGCGTAAAGGTTTTCACGAGCGACAGGAACCGCGAACAGATCCACGGGGCCTACACCGATTTGAATAACAAGCGGATTAATATGCTTGCCACATCGGAGATAACCGGTGATGTAATCGTTGTTGAAATGCAGGTTCCCGTGTGGTGTAAAAATTACGGATCATTTGGCATTTCAGGCATGGGCTGCGATTTCAAAAGAAGTAATTCGCTCACAACCGAAAAAGATGGCTGGTACGGTTGGGCCGGCCTTTGCAATGTGGATATAAATTGTACTTCGAACGCCCTGGTTCAGAAATTAAAAAATTCGGTTGTTCGAATTGTATATAAGGGTCATGAACGGTGCACAGGCGTACTTATAAACAATACAGGACAGGACGGCGTCAATTATGTTCTTACCGCAGGGCATTGCCTTACAAAGGAGGAAAATGCCAATACTGCGGTGTTTTATTTTCAGTATGAAAGTCCGTATTGCAATGGTCCCGACGGATATACCGGGAAATCAATATCCGGAGCCACAATAAGAGCCCGAAGCAGCAAGGTTGATTTCGCACTTGTAGAACTTCTGGAGCCCATTCCTTTGTCGTTTCATCCTTATTATGCCGGATGGGACAAAACTGGAAATATTCCTCAATCAGGTATCACGATTCACCATCCGCTCGGCGATGTAAAAAAGGTGTCTGCCGAGGAAAATCCTCTTGTTAAGTCAACTTTCGGGGGACAATATGATCCTGACAAGCACTGGATGATAAGGCATTGGGAATCAGGCACCACTGAGCCCGGGTCATCCGGGGCTCCTTTCTTTGATCAGTCGGGGCGGATCAGGGGAACGCTTACCGGGGGACTAGCCACCTGTGAAAGCCCGGTGGAAGATTATTTTGAAATGTTCAGTCATGACTGGATTGATTACCCGGCTCCTGAAAACCAGCTTGCCGTTTGGCTCGATCCACAAAATACACAACCTTCTATTCTTGACGGGTATGATCCCTATTCTGACTTCTGGGCAACCGGAGATACACTGAATCACATCAGTAAAGATGAAACGCTTGTTTCTGCTCCTTCCGGCCGCGACCTTACTCAATTCGCCGAGCAATTCAGCGAATCAGAAAGTAAAATGATTTCCGGGCTTATATTGGATGTTGCGAAAAGCTATGCTGCAGCTGAAGACCGGTATATTAAAGTGAAAATTTGGAGTGGAGGTGACAAACCCGGAAATGTGGTTTATGAACAGACAGTATTCCTGGCTGACCTTTCGGGGGAAGGAAGAAATTTTATTTCATTTGATTCCGTGGTATCAGCGGGTAAATCGTTTTTTGCAGGGTATGAACTGTTCCCCGATGAACCTGCCGACACTTTTGCCACTTACATGGTTAATGACAGGCCATCCGGACAAAATACAGCTTTTGTGTATGATGGAATATCCTGGTTGACGATGACCGGTTATACATCTGTAAATTCTTCTTTTGCCATTTTTCCCGTAGTTTTCAATTCGGGTGCTATTCCCGCTGAAAACCTGCAGGACCCGGATATTATTGTGTATCCGAATCCGGCCACCTCTTTTCTCAGGATACAGTTTAGTCATATCACCACAGCCCCTGTAACAATCAGTTTATACAATTTTCAGGGCCAGCTTGTTTATGAAAAAGAATTCCAGGCCTACCAGCATATTATTCCGGTTTCATTGAAACCGTTATCGGACGGTGCGTACATAGTGAAAATACTGCAGGAGAACAAAACAAGTTTTTTGAAAGTCAGCATTGTAAAATAAGTTATGGAATTATGTTAACTTTTTAGTACACAAAAAGGTAACTTTTCCCTTAAAACTCAGTAAAAACAGGAACTTATAGCCTTGTTATGCTGAGAAATTACATCATCATTCTGCTGGGTATTTTCCTTATCGGGAATCTGCATGCTCAGCAACAATCAGAAACCCCAAGAAAACTGGTAGTCCGGGGAATTTCAGAATACCAGATGGAGCCGCTTTCAAGGGCCAATATTAACCTGTATGAAGGAAGCAATAAAATTAAAACCATTCAAAGCGGTTCTGACGGAAGCTTTTCATTAGACCTTGAAATGAATAAGCAATACGTGATTGAAGTGGAGAAAGACGGATTGGTGGGCAAGAAAATCAGCTTTAATACCCAGCTTCCTGACGATGAAAAAGGTACCTGGATGAATGAATTTTCGGTAAATCTCGTTAAACCCTGCAAGGGCATTGACTATTCGATATTAAAAGAGCCGGTGGATAAGGTAGCCTTTGATTCACGCAGACGTGAATTCATTTCGGACAAAAATTATGTAAACAGTATGCGGCCGAAAATTGAGGACCTCATGGTAAAAACCGATCAGTGCCAGCTTTCGGAATATGAAAATGTGGTTAAAAAAGCGGACCAGGCTGCAAAGGCAAATAACCTTACAGAAGCCCTGAATTTATATCGTGAAGCACAGAGCATTTATCCCACTGAAGAATACCCGGTGAAACGAATAGGTGAAATCAATAATGTAATTAACCGGCAACAGGGTTCTGCTGAAGCCTATAAGAAACTGATTGCGGATGCCGATGCATTGGCGTCACAGGGTAAACTTGCTGATGCGCTTCAGAAATATAACCAGGCCAGTGCATTCAACCCGCAGGAAACCTATCCGAAGCAAAAAGCAGCGGAATTGCAGAACACCCTTGCTCAACAGCAGGCTGCCAGGCAGGCACAGCAATCTGTAGATGACAAATATAACCAGGCAATGGCAAAGGCAAGTGTTGCCTACACAAAGAAAGATTATACTGCTGCAAAACAGTTTTACCAGGAAGCTCTCACTGTGAAGCCTTCTGAAGCTCTGCCGAAAAGCAGGGTCCAGGAAATTGAAACGATTCAGGCTAAGCAGGCTGCTGAATTAGCCGCCAGGAATGCAGAAGCCCAGAAAAAAGAAGCTTTTGAAAAAGAATATATTGGCCTGGTTGAACAGGCTGATGCACTCTTTAAGGCAAAGAAATTTGAAGAAGCCAAAACAGCTTATGTAAAGGCCTGTGAGATGAAACCTTCCGAATCCTATCCTGCCCAAAGAATCAAGTCGGCCAACACAGCCATTGCATCTGAAAAAGCTGCCGCAGATAAAGTTAAAAATGACAGCTATGATAATGCAATGACATCCGGTAATAATGCTCTTGCAAAAGAGCAGTTCGCAATGGCAAAGGATGCCTTTCAGAAGGCCTTGGCAGTAAAGCCGGATGATGCCGATGCAAAAAGTAAACTTGCTGAAACAGACTGGCTGTCGGATGAATTCAGTAAGCGCAAAGCCGCCGGAGAGCAGTATAATAGCGCTATCCAGGCGGGTGACGCATTTATGGCGCAGAAAAACTGGAATTCTGCAAGGGAATCATATAATAAAGCCCTTGCCATCAGACCGGATGATAAAACCGCATTGTCAAGGATCACTGCCGTAGATAATTCAGTTGCCGCCGAACAGGCTGCACTTTTGAAGACAAAAAACGATGGTTTTAATACAGCCATGGCAGCCGGTAATGTAGCCCTAAGCAAAAATCAGTTTACCGAAGCGAAAGCGGCTTATCAAAAGGCTCTTTCTATTAAACCTGACGAACAGGCAGCCAAAGATAAAATAACGGAAACCGATCGTCTTGCTGCTGCCTACCAGAAACAAAAGGAATTGAATGATCAGTATGCTAAGGTAATTGCTACAGCAGATGGTTACATGGCATCAAAGAAACTTGAGGATGCCAGGAATTCATACCAGCAGGCCCTTGCCCTTAAACCGGAAGATTCATATGCACAAAGCAAAATAGCATCAATAGATAACTCGATAGCTGCTGAGAATGCTGCCAGGCTGAAATCGGTTGAGGATAGTTACAAGGCTGCCGTAGGTGCTGCTCAAACTGCAATAACGCAAAAGACATATACCCAGGCAAAAGAGTTCATACAGAAAGCACTTGCTGTGAAGCCGGGAGATGCATATGCTACGGCAAAATCTGCTGAAATCGACAGACTGATTGCCGATCAGAAAAAGAAAGAGGAACAGGATAAGCTGTTGGCGCAACAGTATAATGACAAGATATCCTCTGCTGACAAACTTTTTGGAAGTAAAGATTATCCTGCCGCCAGGTCAGGTTATACAGCTGCACTTGCTATAAAGCCCGGTGATGCCTACGCAAATCAAAAAATCACTGAAATTGATAACCTTGTTGCTGCCGAAGCATTATCTAAACAACAGAAACTTGAATCGGATTTCACACAGGCTATGAGCCAGGGAAGTGCTGCAACTCTGGCAAAAAATTATCCTGCAGCTCAGGAAGCATTCCAGAAAGCTCTTGCCTTAAAACCTGCTGATAATAATGCCCGGCAAAAGCTAAATGAAACGCTGGCACTGATTAAACAGGAGCAGGAAAGGGTGTTGGCTGAGCAGAACAAAAAGAAGAAATTCGATGAAACTGTTAAAGCTGCCGATCAGCTGTTTAACCAGAAAAACTGGAACGGAGCCAAAACAACTTATGAACAGGCCCTTGCTTTATATCCTGCAGAAAGCTACCCGCGACAGAAGCTTGATGAGATAAAGAAAACGGTGGATGAACAAAACCGCATCATGGCTGAAAATGCAGCCCGTGAAAACGCTTTCAGCCTGGCCATGGCATCAGGAGATAAATTCTACCTTGCCAAAGACTATGATCAGGCCAAAAATGAATATACCCGTGCATCAGGAATTAAGCCTGACGCTGCACAGCCGAAGACCAAACTGGCCGAGATAGAAAAGCTGATTGCACAGAGGCAAAAAGAGCAGGCTGACGCCAAAGCAAGGACTGCTGCCTATACTGCAGCCATGAATACCGGTAATGATGCCTTTACAAAAAAGGATTATGTTACTGCAAAAGCTTCTTATACCGAAGCGTTAAAACAAATTCCGGGAGATGCCCTGGCACTCGACCAGATAAAGAAGACGGATTATGTCATGGCTGAAGCTGAGAAAATCAGACAGGCTGCCGAAGCAAAGAAAGCTGCCTTTGAATCGCTCATCGGCACAGCGGATCAGGCATTCGATGGCGCCCGTTATGCCATGGCAAAGGAGAATTATCAGAAGGCACTTGCTATTGATCCTTCAAGTGCCTATGCTAAACAGCGCATTGCCCGAATTGATGAGATCAATAAAATGCTGAGCCAGGCACCACCAAAAACAAATACACAGGCAGCAGCCGTCACACAAAAAACGGGGCAGGGTGCTCAATTAGCTGAACTGAATTTTAAAAACGAATCAGAAAGACAGCTATATTTGAATGAATTGAAGAACAAATATCCTGAAGGCATAACGCTTGAAAAATATAAACAACAATATAAAATAATATTCAGGTATATCGTCATCCGTGATAACGAAGCACAGGAATTCAGGCAGGTTAAATATACTTCCTACCAGGATCAGCAGTTCTCGGTAAATGGAAAACCGATTACCCAACAGTATTTTCTTTCACAAACTAAGGTAAGACAGGGCGAAAGCTTTAAGGAAATAGAAATGTAATGAGGCAGATTGGTATTTTAATTGTTTTGATAATTTTATTGGGTTCCTGCAGGCCTCCCGTACAAAGTCCCGATAACCTTAAGCAGTCTGATTCTCCCCAGCTTCTTGCGGTGCATTACGCCGGTGGTTTTGAAATGACTGACGTCGATACCGGGATCCTGCTCACTGTGAGAAATCCATGGCAACATTCAACCGGGGTCGAATACCGTTACCTGCTGTCAAACAGGGTTCAGAAATCAGAAATAAAAAGTGAAAACTTTACAATAGTTAAAACGCCTGTAACAAGGATTATTTGCCTTTCAACCACTCATATTGGCTTTATTCAGTTTTTTCATAAAGCCAGTTCAATCATTGGTATATCAGGTAAGGATTATGTTGTTAATGATTCGGTCAGAGACGGTATTGCTGAAAACAGGATTTTTGATGTCGGTTACGATGAAAATCTGAATTATGAACTGATCCTGCGCCTCAGACCCGATGTTGTATTTGCTTACGGTGTGAATGTTTCTGTTACAAATACAGTACGAAAGCTGAATGAATTGGGTATCCCTGTGATTCTGATTGGTGAATACCTTGAGCAGGACCCATTGGGAAAAATGGAATGGGTGAAAGTATTCGGAGCCTGTTACGGCATGGGTAAAACGGTAAGCGAACGTTTTGATTCAGTGACTGCCAATTATAACCAGTTTAAAGAGCTGGCTTCTAAAGAAGGGCAAAAACCATCCGTACTTCTTGGATTGCCATGGAGGGGAAGCTGGTACGTTTCGGGATCTAAAAGCTATATAGCACGACTTATAAGCGATGCAGGCGGACAGTATATTTGGGGAAACCTGAATTACAACGAGAGTGTGCCGGTGGCGCTTGAAAAAATATATGAAAATGCGCTGACTGCCGAGTACTGGATTAATCCCGGTGAGGCACGTTCAATAATTGATGTGATTTCGGTGGATGAACGGTTTAAACTACTTCCGGCCCTAACCAGTGGGAAAGTTTTCAATAATGACCGGTACATGAGCGCTTCCGGAGGAAATGGATTTTATGAATCGGGCGTAACTGAACCCGACATAATACTTTCTGATCTTATTTATATTTTGCATCCGCATTTATTACCTTCGCATAACCTGAAATATTACAGGAAGCTTCAATAAAACTCTGCAATGGATTTTGAACATCCGAAAAAGTCCGGATTTGATAAAAGAACGGCATTCCTGTTTTTAATCCTCGGATTGGTTCTGTTATTCTTTGGCATGCTTGATATTATGAGCGGAACGGTTCACATTCCGGCCAGGGATATCTTAGGAATATTGTCAGGATCTTCACCGGAAAACCGCGTATGGAGCTCGATTCTTTTTGAATTCAGGATTCCGAAAACCATTGTTGCTGTATTAGCCGGGGCGGCTCTTGCAGTAAGCGGTTTGCAAATGCAGACAGTTTTCAGAAACCCCCTTGCCGGACCGGATGTATTAGGAGTTACTTCAGGTGCAAGCCTGGGTGTTGCCATTGTGGTGATGGGATTCGGGAATTTTTTCGTTTCAAGACACCTGGGTTATGCAGGGAGCTGGATGCAGATTATTGCAGCATGGATTGGTGCGGGTATCGTTCTTACTCTCATTATGATCGTTTCGGTTAGGGTAGGAGACATTATGACAATCCTTATTCTTGGTATACTTTTCGGAAGTGCTACTTCTGCCATAGTGAATCTTATGCAGTATTTCAGCCAGCAATCAGTTTTAAAATCATTTGTGATATGGTCAATGGGTAACCTGGGCAATTTAACGGCAACTCAAATTAAAGTACTTGCTGCCAGCCTGTTGATAGGATTCCTGTTTACGCTTTTCACGTTAAAAATGATGAATGCCATTATGCTTGGCGAACGGTATTCGACATCCATGGGAATCAACGTTAAGGTTGCCCGTACATTGATTTTTCTGTCAACCAGCATTTTATCCGGAAGCATAACTGCTTTTTGCGGACCATTGGCTTTTATTGGAATAGCTGTACCACACCTGGCAAGGCTCATCTTTTCAACCGCCAACCATTTTATTCTGATACCAGCATCCTTGATGCTTGGTGCCCTATTGATGCTTGTTGCCGACCTGATATCACAGCTTCCGGGTTCAGGTGTCATTCTTCCGGTTAATAGCGTCACTGCATTACTGGGTATCCCAATTATTATCTGGGTAATTTTATACAATAAGAGGCTCGTTCATGTCAACTGAAGCCATAAATAATAAAAGGCATTCAGGCCATGCCGTAACGTTGAAAGATCTTCAGATCGGATATCAGACGCGGAACAGCCGGAAAGTTGTTTTGGGTCCTGTCAATGCTGAAATTGCCCATGCTGAAATGGTAGGCATTGTGGGCAGAAACGGGATAGGGAAGAGCACATTGCTGCGCTCTGTTGCCGGAATACACAACCTGATCTCGGGAGAGATAACCGTTAATGGCAGGTCCTTGCATGAACTTTCCCTGCGTAACAGGGCAAAGATTATGAGTTATGTATCCACTGACCCTGTTCAAGCCTTTCAGATAAGGGTACATGAACTCATAGCAATGGGAAGGATTCCCTATACGGGTTGGTTCGGTAAAATGAGTCCTGAAGATTCCGAAGCCGTTCAGAATGCAGTCAGGCTTACCGGATTGGAGAAATTTTTGAAAAAATCTGTACACGAGCTCAGTGATGGCGAAAGGCAAAAAGTAATGATCGCCAGGGCGCTTGCCCAGGACACTCCGGTTATAATTCTTGATGAACCGACCGCTTTTCTTGACGTGCCTTCACGGTATGAAATTCTTAGAATTCTTTCCGATTTGTCAGTTAAGAACGGAAAAACAATACTGTTTTCAACACATGACCTGTCCCTTGCAATGGATATTGCCGATAAAATATGGCTTTTGGCGGAAAATACTATTTTTCAGGGGGCACCTGAAGATTTGTTAATTAGTAATGTATTTCGTAAATTGTTTCTAAATTCGCCCGCTGAATTTGACACAAAAACATCTTCTTTTCGTTTCAGAAAAGAACCGACTAAAGAAATGGTCTTGCAGGGACATAGCAAGTACAGGACGTTGACAAAGAAGGCATTAGAAAGAGCCGGTTTTCATTGTTCTGATGAAGAAGGCAGCGTAATGATCCGAATGGAAGAGCATGATGGTAAACCGGTATGGTGTTTGCAGAGAATTGCAGGTGAAGCCATTGAATTTTATTCAATTTATGATCTGGTTGGTTTTCTAAAATTTTCCACATAGTTTAAATTCATAGTCATGAATACATTGAAAAAAATTGTCTCCTACATCCTGATCGGATGCGTGCTGTTATTCACCATATTGGCTATATTGGGGATCTGGGATATTATTGATCTCAGAAATATTATGATGAACAGCATCTTCTCCTTGATAGTAATTTTTGCCGCTTCAGCAATTATTCTGTTTATTTACACAGTATTTATGAAAGATTCTGATCAGCCAAATCCCTGATCAAACGCGAGATAAGTTTTTTAATTCCATGTTATCCATACTTATTCCTGTTTATAATTTTAACGTCGTAAAACTGGTTACTGAGCTTCACAGGCAGGCTACAAAAACAGGTATTCCTTTTGAAATAATAATCCTCGACGATTGTTCTTCATCGCTTTTGCGTGATCAGAACAAGGATATCGGAAATCTGCCGGATGTCCGTTTCTATGAGCTTGAAAAAAATATAGGCCGCTCACGGATA
Above is a genomic segment from Bacteroidales bacterium containing:
- a CDS encoding ABC transporter ATP-binding protein, which encodes MSTEAINNKRHSGHAVTLKDLQIGYQTRNSRKVVLGPVNAEIAHAEMVGIVGRNGIGKSTLLRSVAGIHNLISGEITVNGRSLHELSLRNRAKIMSYVSTDPVQAFQIRVHELIAMGRIPYTGWFGKMSPEDSEAVQNAVRLTGLEKFLKKSVHELSDGERQKVMIARALAQDTPVIILDEPTAFLDVPSRYEILRILSDLSVKNGKTILFSTHDLSLAMDIADKIWLLAENTIFQGAPEDLLISNVFRKLFLNSPAEFDTKTSSFRFRKEPTKEMVLQGHSKYRTLTKKALERAGFHCSDEEGSVMIRMEEHDGKPVWCLQRIAGEAIEFYSIYDLVGFLKFST
- a CDS encoding YncE family protein, which produces MKYLILMLLPLFCIFVSCEKDDPTNTDTGYSKGIFIVNEGSYNANNGSISHMKNETSEVENYIFDAVNGRSAGDILQSFSVANDTLGILVVNNSAKIEIVNLKTFAVIKEPLPIEYPRYFIQADAGKGYVSAGRMQGYLHVINLSTLTETDSIKVGYGPEIMVKSGNDVLVANSGGWASDSTVYVVDPVSDAITDTFYTEKCPVDMALDNEGNIWVYCKGYTNYTDIETGSFLQKIDASTGNVLWQQQVGTALDYSSTPAKLAISDDGNSMYYLRPDGIYKLNPASPVIAGAPFLTGNFYGVDVNPENGHVYVFESVFSGSGTMKIVDSTGNIIKEVSVGIGPSSAIFRL
- a CDS encoding ABC transporter substrate-binding protein, which translates into the protein MIILLGSCRPPVQSPDNLKQSDSPQLLAVHYAGGFEMTDVDTGILLTVRNPWQHSTGVEYRYLLSNRVQKSEIKSENFTIVKTPVTRIICLSTTHIGFIQFFHKASSIIGISGKDYVVNDSVRDGIAENRIFDVGYDENLNYELILRLRPDVVFAYGVNVSVTNTVRKLNELGIPVILIGEYLEQDPLGKMEWVKVFGACYGMGKTVSERFDSVTANYNQFKELASKEGQKPSVLLGLPWRGSWYVSGSKSYIARLISDAGGQYIWGNLNYNESVPVALEKIYENALTAEYWINPGEARSIIDVISVDERFKLLPALTSGKVFNNDRYMSASGGNGFYESGVTEPDIILSDLIYILHPHLLPSHNLKYYRKLQ
- a CDS encoding T9SS type A sorting domain-containing protein, which encodes MKAQLTRPGSPIPASSSELSELQVISIPVSTALVKEAMQSRDTSYLKMASSGLLIDLDYSPENSGTWDTLNDGMKIWRIAFHVEGAAVLNLIFTPWTIEKGVKVFTSDRNREQIHGAYTDLNNKRINMLATSEITGDVIVVEMQVPVWCKNYGSFGISGMGCDFKRSNSLTTEKDGWYGWAGLCNVDINCTSNALVQKLKNSVVRIVYKGHERCTGVLINNTGQDGVNYVLTAGHCLTKEENANTAVFYFQYESPYCNGPDGYTGKSISGATIRARSSKVDFALVELLEPIPLSFHPYYAGWDKTGNIPQSGITIHHPLGDVKKVSAEENPLVKSTFGGQYDPDKHWMIRHWESGTTEPGSSGAPFFDQSGRIRGTLTGGLATCESPVEDYFEMFSHDWIDYPAPENQLAVWLDPQNTQPSILDGYDPYSDFWATGDTLNHISKDETLVSAPSGRDLTQFAEQFSESESKMISGLILDVAKSYAAAEDRYIKVKIWSGGDKPGNVVYEQTVFLADLSGEGRNFISFDSVVSAGKSFFAGYELFPDEPADTFATYMVNDRPSGQNTAFVYDGISWLTMTGYTSVNSSFAIFPVVFNSGAIPAENLQDPDIIVYPNPATSFLRIQFSHITTAPVTISLYNFQGQLVYEKEFQAYQHIIPVSLKPLSDGAYIVKILQENKTSFLKVSIVK
- a CDS encoding iron ABC transporter permease, yielding MDFEHPKKSGFDKRTAFLFLILGLVLLFFGMLDIMSGTVHIPARDILGILSGSSPENRVWSSILFEFRIPKTIVAVLAGAALAVSGLQMQTVFRNPLAGPDVLGVTSGASLGVAIVVMGFGNFFVSRHLGYAGSWMQIIAAWIGAGIVLTLIMIVSVRVGDIMTILILGILFGSATSAIVNLMQYFSQQSVLKSFVIWSMGNLGNLTATQIKVLAASLLIGFLFTLFTLKMMNAIMLGERYSTSMGINVKVARTLIFLSTSILSGSITAFCGPLAFIGIAVPHLARLIFSTANHFILIPASLMLGALLMLVADLISQLPGSGVILPVNSVTALLGIPIIIWVILYNKRLVHVN